A region of Sesamum indicum cultivar Zhongzhi No. 13 linkage group LG7, S_indicum_v1.0, whole genome shotgun sequence DNA encodes the following proteins:
- the LOC105165912 gene encoding protein LYK5: protein MAFLLLLFLLFPCQSHAQQPYVNNKQLDCNQNDTTTLGFVCNGAFTSCPSYLTFRSTPTYNSPATIAYLLSADASQIASANNVSDVDLLPDDTLVVVPVNCSCSRNYYQHSASYILKHQGETYFTVANDTYQALTTCQAMEAQNPYNFRDLYPDLRLNVPLRCACPTPIQTASGFKYLLTYLIRQGNTYESIASAFSGAGADVQGILAANELTVNHLIFFFTPILVPLKTEPTKENINAVPSPPPSFSPPSLSTIPAAGQNNGSRKWVFIGVGVGAAVLVLFASVLAVWCFCYRHPRLPESPLPPPKLADESGDAGRPFSNWSVSSEGIRSAIETLTVYKFEDVDKATGSFAESNRINGSSVYHGFFKGDAAAVKIMKGDVSSEIDVLRQVKHSNIVTLSGFCLHQGITYLVYEYAEKGSLSKWLRPAKDAVDSERRLDWKQRVQVAYDVADALNYLHNFTNPPYIHKNLKSSNILLDGNLRAKVANFGLARILDTDDQTVMTRHVVGTYGYMAPEYIENGLVTPKLDVFAFGVVMLELLSGREPIANISNEKKGEGDQLLSESIDGVLDGENVRENLRVFMDPWLGEEYPLELAYSMAQLARSCVANNLDARPPLSEVFMALSKLLLSCLEWDPSHETSLSLSE, encoded by the coding sequence ATGGCCTTTCTGCTGCttctcttcctcctcttcccCTGCCAATCTCACGCCCAACAGCCCTACGTCAACAACAAGCAGCTCGATTGCAACCAAAACGACACCACCACTCTCGGCTTTGTCTGCAATGGCGCCTTCACCTCCTGCCCCTCTTACCTCACTTTCCGATCCACCCCCACTTACAACAGCCCCGCCACCATCGCTTATCTCCTCTCTGCCGATGCTTCCCAGATCGCCTCCGCCAATAACGTCTCTGATGTCGACTTGCTTCCCGACGACACTCTAGTCGTCGTTCCCGTCAACTGTTCCTGCTCTCGAAATTATTATCAGCACAGCGCCTCCTACATTCTCAAACACCAAGGAGAGACCTACTTTACTGTCGCCAACGACACATACCAAGCCCTCACCACCTGCCAGGCCATGGAAGCCCAGAACCCTTACAATTTCCGTGACCTATACCCCGACTTAAGGCTCAATGTTCCCCTCCGCTGCGCTTGCCCCACTCCCATCCAGACTGCTTCCGGCTTCAAATACCTACTAACATACCTCATCCGCCAGGGAAACACTTACGAATCTATTGCCAGTGCTTTCTCCGGGGCCGGAGCTGACGTCCAAGGCATCCTCGCTGCCAACGAGCTCACCGTCAACCacctcatcttcttcttcactcCAATTCTGGTGCCCCTCAAAACTGAGCCCActaaagaaaacataaatgcCGTTCCTTCGCCTCCACCATCCTTTTCCCCTCCCTCACTTTCCACCATCCCGGCTGCCGGCCAGAACAACGGTTCCCGGAAGTGGGTTTTCATCGGCGTGGGAGTCGGAGCTGCGGTCTTGGTTCTGTTTGCCTCAGTCCTTGCGGTTTGGTGCTTCTGCTATCGCCATCCCCGCCTCCCCGAGTCTCCATTGCCGCCTCCAAAGCTTGCAGATGAATCTGGAGATGCGGGAAGACCATTTTCCAACTGGTCTGTGTCGTCTGAGGGCATTCGGAGTGCCATAGAAACTCTGACGGTCTACAAGTTTGAGGACGTGGATAAGGCCACAGGATCATTTGCGGAATCCAACAGAATAAACGGATCATCCGTGTACCACGGTTTTTTCAAGGGAGATGCTGCTGCGGTTAAGATAATGAAAGGGGATGTTTCGAGCGAAATTGATGTGCTCAGGCAGGTAAAACATTCCAACATTGTCACACTCTCTGGTTTCTGCCTGCACCAGGGCATCACCTACCTTGTCTATGAGTATGCCGAGAAAGGCTCCCTCAGCAAATGGCTGCGTCCTGCCAAAGATGCTGTTGATAGTGAGAGGCGGCTTGATTGGAAGCAGCGAGTCCAGGTTGCTTATGATGTGGCAGATGCCTTAAATTACCTCCATAATTTCACCAATCCTCCCTACATCCATAAGAACTTGAAGAGCAGCAACATCCTTCTGGATGGTAACTTGAGAGCCAAGGTTGCCAATTTCGGGCTGGCCAGGATTCTAGATACTGATGATCAGACCGTGATGACAAGGCATGTTGTTGGAACCTATGGATATATGGCTCCTGAATACATAGAGAACGGATTAGTTACTCCAAAACTTGATGTTTTTGCGTTTGGGGTGGTGATGTTGGAGCTCTTATCTGGAAGGGAACCCATTGCTAACATTAGCAACGAAAAGAAGGGTGAAGGTGATCAGTTGTTGTCTGAAAGCATAGACGGGGTGTTGGATGGGGAAAATGTGAGGGAAAATCTTCGAGTATTCATGGATCCGTGGCTTGGAGAAGAGTATCCACTGGAGCTGGCATACTCAATGGCTCAGCTCGCTAGGAGCTGCGTGGCTAACAATCTTGATGCCCGTCCCCCATTATCTGAGGTCTTCATGGCTCTATCCAAGCTCCTCTTGTCCTGCTTGGAGTGGGATCCTTCTCATGAAACATCTCTGAGTCTCAGCGAATAG
- the LOC105165911 gene encoding AP-1 complex subunit sigma-1, producing the protein MIHFVLLISRQGKVRLTKWYSPYSQKERAKVLRELSGMILTRGPKLCNFVEWRGYKVVYKRYASLYFCMCINQDDNELEILEIIHHYVEILDRYFGSVCELDLIFNFHKAYYILEEILLAGELQESSKKTVARLIGAQDSLVEDAKEQASSIKNMIAQATK; encoded by the exons ATG ATTCACTTTGTTCTTCTCATCAGCAGACAAGGCAAAGTCAGGTTGACAAAATGGTATTCACCTTATTCTCAAAAGGAAAGAGCAAAG GTTCTCCGGGAGCTTAGTGGTATGATTCTCACTCGGGGCCCCAAGCTGTGCAATTTTGTGGAGTGGAGGGGGTACAAAGTTGTTTACAAAAG ATATGCCAGCCTTTATTTCTGCATGTGTATTAACCAGGATGACAACGAGTTGGAGATCCTTGAAATTATCCACCACTATGTCGAGATACTGGACCGCTACTTTGGGAGT GTTTGTGAACTGGATTTGATCTTTAATTTCCACAAG GCTTACTATATATTGGAGGAAATTCTGTTAGCTGGTGAACTTCAAGAGTCAAGTAAGAAAACTGTTGCACGTCTTATAGGTGCACAg GATTCTCTGGTGGAGGATGCCAAGGAGCAAGCAagttctataaaaaatatgattgcCCAGGCAACAAAATAA